GAAAACGGGCATATATGTCGGCATGCGAATCGCGGGGGACATAATTGTAGCTCTCCGACGATGAAAGGAGCCGGGAATATGCGGCGTCGGCGTACCAGCCCACGAAAGCATAGGACCCCGTCGCTGCGGCGGTCAGTCGGCATCCGTCCTCGTGGCATAACGCTGCGGTGCGCTTGCCGCCGCCCTCGTTCGCAGTTTGGGTATATAGGCACCTGTCTGCCGTGACGCTCCCGCCTGCGGAAGTATGGGCGTAAACTATATTTGCCATCGTATGTTTGAAATCGTAAGACTGTGCGAATCCGTATTCGTCGGTCAGCGTTACGCGGTAGGCCAGCGTTGAATTGTCTTTGGTGAAAACGGACGGGCCGTAATCGAGGTAAAAGTAATTACCTCCTTTGGGGTTATAGATTTCAAAGTCGAAGCTGTTATTGCAGTCGGTACGGTCAAATTCGAAATAGTCGCTGTCGCCTTGTGTCACCTCCAGCCGCCCGCTGATAGCGAGCGAGCTGTTTTCGTTCACCATATCGACATGCAGGCTGTAATCCGGGTCGTACACGCTGTAGCCGCCGATATTGCCGTCGTCGAAATCGTCGTACACGGCAGCCGTATATGCCGCGATTCGGGTGTCTGCGGTGTTGTCGTTCAGCAGGGTTATATTGAGCCTGTAATGGCAGTTGGCCCGGACGTTGAAATCGGACGTATTGTTTTCGCCCAGATAGACCGAGTAGGCCAGCACCTTACTGCCCCGCGTGGCGCGGATAAGCAGCCACGATGCACAAGGGGGCGCATTGTCGGCATTCTTCTGCTTCTGGTCGGTGATCGAGGTCCTCACGCCTTGAAGATTGGGCAGCATGTAATAGCTGCCTGCGGCCTGCCGTCCCGTCAGGAGCATTTCCGGGCCGTGGGTGTAGTCGTCGGGATTGCCGGATGCCGGGCCGTCCCCTGCAAAGAGCGCCGCGGTGCTGGGAACGGTGAGCAGTTGCACGGATTTGAGTTCCATGTCGGCAGGTTTTGCGGTGAGGTTGTAGGAGATTTTCGACACGAAGCGTTTAACGTTTATCGGCGGTAACTGCACTACGCCGCCGGACGAACATGAGATCGTCGTTTCCTGTTCGTAAAACATCGGTAGTGTGTCATAATCCTGCTGGTATGTTACCATGTATCGGGAAAGGTCGGCACTTTCACCCAGACTGCGGCCGACGTTGGCGGCAATGCGCATCAGGTAGACGCCCGGAGGACATTCGAAGTGCAGCGTCGTCGTGGTGAGATAGCGGAATACCACTACGCGGCCCGCTTTGTCCATGAGGTAGAAATTCAGGTCGCGGATCGTCGTTTCGTCGGTCGCGCGGGTCGTCGTTGTCATGGGGGCGGACCTGACGGTCAGTTCTACGGCCACTTTCGACCGTGCGATCGGTTCGCGGTCGGTAATGCAGCCCCAGCAAAGAGCGAGGGCGAGCAAAATGAATATGGTTTGTTTCATCGGGATTTATGATAACCGCCCGCGCCCCGAAAGGTGCGGGCGGCGGTTAATGAATAGGTTGTTTATGCGCCCAGATCGACCGACTGCGTTACGGGTGTTTCCCACTCGGCGACCGACACGCTGACTTGGCAATCCTGCCCCACGAGACCCGTAATGTTGGCGGCCACACGGTAGTAGCCGTTGCGGGCGATTTCACCCCCGGCCTTGCCCGTGAGGGGAACGGTGTAGATGACTTCCATGCGGTCGGCCGTTGTCGAAGCGTTCCCGTCGGCGTCATAGGTCGCGGTGATCTCCAGCGCGACGCGGCTCGCTTCGGCCAAAGCTCCGTTTTCGAAGATGTAGAAAAGGTTGTTATACTTGCCGGATGCCGTTGCCGGGGCCTGCGTATGGGTGTAGGTCATGGCTCCGGGCGTCGGTGTGGCCGGGACGATGATCGGCGTCTGGCTGGCGGCACGCAGCAGCTTCGTTCCCGTTACGGTCAGCGTTCCGGAATACTTGCTATTGAACGACGCATCGACGGAGGTCTGCACGGCGATTTTGGCGACGGTGCGTTTGAGTGTCAGGGCTACGGATGTCGTGCCGCCCTCGGCGATGGCCTTGCTCACTCCAGCCGTCATTACGAAGCCGCCGCTGCGCTTGGCTTGGGTGCTCACCTCTGCGAATGTGCCGTTATAGTCTGCGGCGGATGTTTCCAACTTTGCCAGCAGCGCGGATTTCGTGGTGACGCTCGACAGGGACATGTTGGCTACGGCGTAGAAGTCGCAGGTCGTTCCGGCTGTGGCGTGCGGCAGGGCGAACGTCGCGGTGCGGGCCGTGAGTTCCGAAGCGGTGAAGTCGCGCAGGGTGATAAGGTCGCCTTTGGCGTTGAACACGTACACGGAGAGCGAGGAAAGGGATTTCTCCCACGCTTCGGCGGCCGCGGCTTCGGCAAAGAACGCACGGGTCGGGGTTTCGTCGGTGAACCTCATGGCGACGATTGCGCCGTCGGGGGTGTGGTCGATGTCGGGAATGATAGTCGTTGCGTCGTCTTTGTTGCAGGCGATCATCGAAAGTGCGGCAAAGGCCGCGAAAAGAATCTTTTTCATGTTAAGTCGGTGTAATTTAAATGTAAGTTGCTGTAAATTAAAGTTTTGATACTATGTTTGTTGTCTGCGGCAGGGCCGCGCCGTCCTGTCCCGGTCCGCACCCTCGGTGCTCTCCGGGCGAAAATCGTCACTTTCGCATATTTTAGGATTTAGGGGGTTATTCTTCCCAGCCGTAACCGAGGACTTCGAAACGCACGTTTTTGTCGCAGTCCTCGGTCAGTCGAAGCGTGGCGTCCAGTTTTATAGTCACGTCCGCGAGGGTTAACGTCAGGGGAATTACGGGTGTCGTGCCGCCCTCCAGCAGCAATTCCAGAAAACCGTATTCTTTGAGCATCCGGCGACTTATGCCGCGCTTGGCGGCAGCTACCCAGTCGATAGCCGATTCATCGAATCTTTCCATAGCGCTAAACGTGTTGACCTGTTTTCCGCTGTGCTTTGGGAGCGGGCGTCGCTACTTCCGGACGCGGTGATTTCTGCCCGGCTCCCGGCTGTTTCTGACCTTGCGGGGATGTCTGGCCCTGCACCGGGGTTTTGCCTTGCGTGGTTTTGCCTGCTCCGAAAAGGTCAGGTGCGGGAGCCTGCCCCTGCCCGGCCGTTTCGGCGGCCTGCCCCTGCTGGTTCTGCTCCGGCACGGCTGCGGATGCTTGTACCTGTCCGGCGGTCTCGGCGGTCTGTTCTGCCGATTGCTTGGGTGTCTGCGGGTATTGGGTCCGCCCGTCGGCGGTTTCGGGCATCGAGGAAATGATACGCTCCATGTCGCGCTGCTCGCGCAGTTTGGTTGCCAGCGCATTCCGCTGCTCAATGGTCAATACCTCCATAGGTTTGCGGAAAACGGCGTTGTACTGGTAGGGCACGATGTTCACGCTGCCGTCCCTGTTTACAATCGCTATTTCGCGCACTTCACCGCGACGGAAGCTGTTGATGTCCTCCTGTGTGAGTTCCGTGCCGCGCAGGTATCGGGGAACAAAAGCATTTTCAGCGTTCGTGTAATCCAACTGCCGCGTATCGAAGTCCCGCGACACGAGCAGAGGACCCTCGGACGTTTCCAGCACGCGGCCGAGGTTTCCGTACATTTCGAGGTTCTTCATATCCGTTTCGGTGAATTTCTGATTGAAAAGTCCCTCGTCGAGAATCCGGGCATAGCTTTTCACATCGACTTTGTAGCCGTTGCCGCTCTTTTTGAGCCGGATTTTACCCTCGCCGATATAGTTGATTATATCGTCATGGTATTTGAGCTTGTGCATCCCCGTTTGTTCGTAATTCTGCAACTTTTGGAGATAGTTCATCTTTTCCAGCCCGCCGAAGCTGTACCCCATACGGTTGAGCGTGTCCCACGGCATTTCGGCAACGGGGATGCCGCGGGTTTTCATCTTGCACTCGAATTTTCCGTCCGGGTGTATCTTGTAGTTGTAATAGAGCTTCACGTCGTCGCGGGTGGTATTTTTCCAATACCGTTTCAGCGCATCTTTCATGCGTCCGAGCGCACGCCGCGGGAGAACGTAAACGTTGATGGTGGGGTTGTTGTGATACTTCTGCAAATTCTTGTAGAAGTTCAGCGGAATGTTCTTGTCCATGACAAAAAACAGGCTTTCATTTTCCGGGGTCGGGTCCACCGTACCGATACTCCCGTCGGGATTCTGGGAAAAGACCTTTGCCTGGTCTTTGTCCTTGTCGTACATCATGCCGATACTCGGCTCGTTGAGTGAATTGTCGTTGGGCTGCTGCGCAGCACCGGGCGACTGTTGTTGTTCTTCTGCCATAATTTGAATTTTAAGTTATTATGTGAAACTGTTTGCTCTGCGAATGTATAGCCGCCATCATCAAAAAGATACTCTTTACGCCCTCGTTCGCCCTCGTTCGCCCTAATTGGCTACGGTTTCGTTGCCTTTAAACAGGTGTTTTAGCTTCGGGTCGTCGGCTATGCGTCGCAGTTCGTCCTCTACGATCTGGGCCGCTTCCTGCTTTATGCGGTAGTAGTTGGCTTCGATAACCTCGGCCATTCGGTCCTTGCCGTTTTCGTCGGTGAAGTCGGAGAGCACGGGAATCGGACGATACTGTTTTTCTTCGGCTTTGACCTTTTCGACATCGACGACAATCTGGGCGTGAAACATTTTCTGCGGAATATTGTCCCCGAAGTTGTCGGCCACGGCTCCGACGAACACGCCCTGCGAAAGATTGCTGATTTTCGACGCGGGGATCACGCTGTCAAGCTGGGTGTTTATCCCCGTGGATTTATCTTCACGGCTGATATTGAGCGACTGCCGCTGCTGCACGATTTTTCCGAAGCGTTCGGAGAGGATGCGGGCCGTGTCGCCTACGACCTGCCCGGCAATAACGTTTCCTACGATATTCTGTATGACTTTGCTTTCGTGTTCGCCGTAATCGCGTGTAAGTTGGGAAAAGTCCTGCATCCCCAGACATACGGCTACGCGGTTGCTTCGGGCCGTGGCTATGAGGTTGTCCAGACCTTTGAAGAAAATGGTCGGCAGCTCGTCGATCACGACGCCGCATTTGAGTTTTCCCTTGCGGTTTATGGTTTTCACGATGCGCGAGTTGTAAAGGCTCAATGCCGCCGAATAGATATTCTGGCGGTCGGGGTTGCTGCCCACGCAAAGGATTTTCGGGGCTTGGGGATTGTTCAGGTCGAGGGAAAAGTCGTCGCCCGACATGACCCAGTAGAGCGCGGGCGAGATAATCCGTGACAGCGGGATCTTCGCGGACGCGATTTGTCCCTGTAACTGCTCCTGTGCGCCGCCCTGCCAAGCATCGACGAACGCACTCAAATAGTTTTCCAGTTCGGGCCGGGCCATGAGGATGGTGAAAACCTCCTCGTATTTCTTGTTCAGCAGTTCGATTGCGTGGGGGAAGGTGCAGTATTTCCCGTTCTGATAGATACGCAGAAACCAGATAATCGCCGTGAGCAGCACGACGGGTGATTCGACGAAAAAATCGCCCTGCTTCTGTGCCCACGAACGGTTCAGACCGATCATTATGACGTAAGCAGCTTCATAGGCATCCGCAATGTCGGTCAGAAAATCGGCATTGATGGGATTGCAGCGGTGCGAGTGGCGGGGATCGTCGAAGTTTATCACGCAGAACTGCGGCTTTACTTCGTACTTGTGCGTGAAACGCAGCAGGTGGTTGTAAGCCAGCATACTCAAATCCGGATATTTGAAATCATAGAGATACAGACTATATCCTTTCTCGATGAGTTGTTTGATGTAATTATTGATTACGGTGAATGATTTTCCGCTGCCCGGTGAGCCGACCACCATGCAGCTACGAAAAACCGCGATATTCACCCAGCCGCGAAAATTTTGTCCCCGATAACGGAACAGCGTCGGCAGGTTCACCGAATATTCGTCCGAAAGCAGGCGTGTTTCCTGCATAAAGGATTCGTTTTCGTCGTTGAAAACGTCGTCCAAGAGGTCGTGCCGCAGAAGCCGCCATATCCATATTCCGGCCGTAAGCATGAGCAGATAACCCGCGAACAGAGTTCCGGTGTACCATGCCACGCGCACGCCGGGCATTGCGTGTATATGCAAAAGCCAATCGTTGAAAAAGTAGAGGAAGAAGCCAGCGAAGCCCGCCGTGATGATATGCGGCCAGCCGATTTTCTGCGATTTAACGCCCCGTGAACCCAGACAGGCGATCAGGAGCAGCAGAAAGGCGAACAGTTTTGAGTAGAGGGGTGAGGAATAGAATCCCGTCGTCTGCTGGAATCCATGCAGAATACGGTCGATAATCCCGAATGTTCAGCCGTTGTCGGCCAGTCATTCGTAACAGAACCAATAAATGTTGGTAACATTGCAGATAATGCCTACGGCCAAAATGAACGCGACAATCTTTGCCAGCGCCCTCAAATCATCTTCTTGTTGCATAAATATAGTTTTTGGTTTCGGCGGCAAAAGTAAGTCGGACGCGACAATTCCCGACGTTGTAGGCTGCCGTTCGCCCTCGTTCGCCCTAATTGGCTACGGGATATGTCTGGAATCGGAAAAAATCTATACCTTTGTAGGCGAATATTCGAAAGGTGCATGCCTGAATATTCATCATAGCCTGTTCCCGGCAGTCAAACGTGGAAATTTGAATGGGAAGCAGGCGGGACGGCTGAACTTCGTACATCGTTTGTGCGGGGTTCGGTCTGACTGTTTCCGGGTTTTCCACGACCTGACTGCCGCAGATTGTTCCCCGTACATTTTTAAGATATTTTGCTACCTTTGTCATTGCAACAAGGGTACGCCCACATACTCGCGGCCTGTTCAGTAAGGAATCGAAACGGCAAAAATTTGATTGAGAAACAGGCGGGACAGGTCGAACTTCGTGCTTTTACGGCGCGGGGTTCGGCTGTCTGTTTCGTGGCTCTTTGCCGTGCCTGATTCCTTTCGCCGTTCCCCGCGTTTTTCTTTTCTTGCCCTAATACGAAGAATGACCGTTAAATTATTATGAATTATATCGTTATCGGTGCAAATTAAACGTTATTCGCATGGGTGATCCGGGTGTTGCTTCCGATAAATAATAATTATGGCTAATTGTTTGATTTATAGAACTGAAAAGCTATATTTGCAATGATTCAAGTTATATAAAGGTTTGTTCAATTCGTTAGAAGAATAACGCAAGTGCAAAAGCAAAGATGTAGGCATCATATCTTTGTGAGGTGATTGTTTTTGGAGTTTTTTCTTTGAAGATTTTAAGTGTAAGAGAGAGTGAAAAGGGCCTGCGCGCAATGCGCAGACCCTTTTGAATTGTATGATCCTCCCGAATTAGTCCTCATAGCAAATGTAACGAATTATGTCATGTCAGCTTTACCAAATGCAGGTTGAATCGCTATTTTTTCGTATATTGGGTAATATTATTGTGGGCTGATTATGAAAATATTTATTTATGTTTGTGTCTTTCTATGCTTGTATTCGTGTTCCGAAAGCAAACACATATCCGAAGAACTGAATCGAACGGAGGAAATAATTAACGATTATCCGGACAGCGTGTTACGCTCCTTGCAAGCTATTGCTCCCGGCAGTATTTGCAAAAAATCGACAAAAGCGCATTACGGGCTTCTTTATTCGCTGGCGTTGGATAAAACAGGGCAAACCATAGATTCCGATTCGATGCTTCGTCCTGCCGTAAACTATTTTCTGCGGAAAGGCACGAATCGGCAAAAGTTCCTTTCTTGGTATTGTCTGGGACGCATGGAATACAGCGCAAATAATTATCAGAAAGCAACCGAATCGTATCTTAAAGCGCTGGAGTATCAGGACCTAATAGATGATCCTTACCTGATCGGAGTGTGTAACTTCGTGTTAGGAGAACTGAATTTGAAGCAGAATAATTATCAAAGGGCTTTGTTTTATTACCAAGAAGCCTACGAAAACTATCAGGCCGCAAATAAGACCAAACACCAAGTCAGCGCTAAAACTGCCATTGCCGCTGTTTACTACATGGAGAACGATAACGATAACGCGCTCCGGGATTATCGGGAAGCATTGAATCTATCCGAACAATTCGGGTATGAGGATTTTCAGGTGTACTGCCTGCGTTGCCTAATCGGGATTCTTTCGAACAAAGGCGTAACCAACGAAACCTACAATTATGTAGGTCGTTTTCTCCAGTTGTCGGATGATTTATCGCCGAATGATTACTGTGTTTTGGGAGAATATTATTTGCGTATCAATAAACCGGACAGCGCCGAATATTATTTGAACGCAGCGATTTCAGCCAATATTGGTGGGCCGCGCGAAAACGATGCGGCAGCTAAAATTCTCCTTGCCGAAACCTATACGATGAATGCAGATTACCGAGCGGCCTACTCGATGCAAAAGGAGTGTCTTGCTTTATGTGATTCGATACATTTAAGCTATATGAATAATTCTGCGGCAGAAACCGAACTGCGATATAAAAACGAGCGTTTGGAATTTGAACGCTACCGCTCCAGCGTAAGACAAAATGTAATTTATATTATCGCTTTGGTATCAGTCATAGCGATCTGCGGCATTATTTATATCTTCCGCCGCAGAAATAAGATGCAGAAACAAAGAATTGAGGAATATCTGACGCTGATTGAAGAACTGAATAAGACCAAATTGCAAATACCCGATGCCGCAAAAATTAGTGAACTGCTTAATACGCGCTTTCAAGTCCTGAAAGAACTTGCAAAGACCTATTATGAGTTTGAAAATTCCCCGGCTCTTACCAAGAAAGTCAAAGGCATTTTATCCGAAAAGATTTTGGATAAAACGATAATGTCGGATTTAGAGAATACCCTGAATCAACAATACGATAATGTGATTTCTAATTTCAAGTCCGAATATCCGAAAATCAAGCCATGTTTCGTGGAATTGCTTTGCCTGCTCTATGCCGGATTTTCACCGCAACAAATAAGCGTCATTACCAATGAAACGCTAAAAACAATATACATGCGGAAGTTCCATTTGAAAAAGAAAATAATGGCTTCGAGTATCACAACAAAAAATGCGATTCTCAATATTATTTCGTAAATACCAGAGAACTAATACTTTAGCAATCAGACTTGTTTAAATCAAAGATTTACCGCTAATGTGCTGATTTAAAATGCGTTAAAGCAAAGCCCGAAAACTGAAAAATTTTCGGGCTTTTTTGTGTGCGTAACTGTTTGTTTTTCAGTCGAAATCACTTTGCGGTTGAAAAATTTTAGAGGCTCTGATTTCTTGGTTTTCGGAAACAATCGCTCTACTTTTGAAATGTACGAATATCTCATACTCACTTTCAAATTTAAGCCTATGAAAAAGTTCTCTCCCGCAATGTCTGTAATTGTCGGTTTGTTTATGCTATTCGCAGGTATTTATTCGGTCTATGGCGGCGGCAAGACGGCAGTTATTGTCAAACAGGTAAAAGTCGGCGGCGGCCCCGTCTGCCTATCGGAAAATATCCCGCTCGTATTCTATGATAGTTCTATGAGTATAGTAGAGGTCATTGCATCGGGCGCAGAGAGCAAGACGGGGCAGTTGATAATTTCCGGCAACTTTGGCACGGTTGCATGTGAACGTTTCGACCTTTTCAATGGAAAAAGTATCATTCCAATCCCCGAACTGGAACCGGGATTTTACACGATTGAACTGTCAATAGACAAAAATGTTTTCGCAGGCGATTTTTTTATCGAATGACATAGAATGTAGGACAAAGAAAGGGGAAACGAATAGATGACAGAAGCAGCAACTAACTTTTTGTCTGACAGCTAATCCACTAAACCAAAACTCTCTGTGAGTAACGTCTTTGTTTGCTCACACAAAAATCACTACCAACTTAAATTTCAAGGCCATAAAAAAAGTATTAGCATTAATCGTATTGTGTTTCATCGCATTTAATAGCCATGCGCAATTAAAGTATCAGAACGGCTATTTGGTTTATAACGCTATGGAGCGTTACAACGGATATATGACCAACTGGGAGGGCTGGGCGCATTGCTGGAAATTCGGGAATCGAATGATTAAATTCGACCTCGGCCCCGCAGATTCGCGCGTTTCCAGCAACTCCGACAAACTCGTACTCTACGATACGGAGAACGGCGGTTTCATCGACCTGTACGCCCGCAACGTCTATACGAACTCCGACGCTGCGTCGAAAACAAATATCCAGTCGTTAGGCAGCGCAACGGCAACCCTCACGCAACTGCGTCCCGTGTCGTTCGAATGGGCCGATAAGGCGCATTATTTCAAGACCAGCCGACGTTCGACGGGCGTTTCCAATCCCAAAGAAATGGGATTCATTGCCCAGGAGATCGAGCAGGTACTTCCCGACATCGTGGCCGTGGATTGCGAGGGCCACCGTGTCGTAAATTACAGCGCATTGATTCCGCTGCTTACGAAGTCTATTCAGGAGCTTAACGGCCAGATCGAAACCCTGAAAGCAGAAATCGAAGCGCTCAAATCTGGAAAATAATTAAACGATTATTATTAATGTCGATCAGCAATCAATTAATGGGAACATCGGATGCTCCCCAGAAAAGGGCTGACGGATTTAATTGGGCTTGGAGAAACGGTGCGTCTGTTATTTCAAATTCTTGGAGATCATCGACGTTCTCGGAGTTGTTAGAAGATGCGATACAGTCGGCCATGACAAATGGACGTAACGGTCTGGGGTGTGTCGTAACTTTTTCTGCAGGTAATTATGATTCGAATACCGTGGGCTATCCTGCGAGATCGTTGCCCGATATTATCGTCGTCGGAGCGTTAAGTCTTTCGGGTAAACGTAAATCCTCAACGACTATTGATAACGAAGGCTGGTGGGGAAGTGATTACGGAACGCAGTTAGATATAATGGCTCCCGGCGTTCTTATTTATACTACGGACCGAACCGGAAGTGTCGGGTATGTTTCGGGCGATTATATGCCAAATTTTAACGGCACATCATCGGCTTGCCCGCATGTTGCCGGAGTAGCGGCTTTGATACTGTCGGTAAATCCGAACCTGACCCAAAAGGAGGTAGCCACGATCATCGAGAAAACAGCCCGCAAGGTCGGCGGATATAGCTATTCGACGGTTAGCGGCAGACCGAACGGCACATGGCATACAGAAGTTGGTTACGGCCTGATCGACGCCTATGCTGCCGTAATGGAAGCTCAAAATGCAAGTACGACGGTCTATTTCAATGACAAGACAGTTACCACGAATACGGTAGTTTCGGGCAGCGAAATATCTGCGACGAACGTAACCGTTAAGAACAATGCCAAGCTGACGTTTACCAACGCCAAGAGTATTATTATCACTCAACCTTTTACCGTCGAACTCACTTCGTCATTAGAACTTTCTTTACAGTAATTTTTACCGATAAGGCGGAGAATCGGATTCTCCGCCTTTGGTTTTTATAGGATTTTCACCATGCAGACACGCCATCAAGACCGCTCCGCCTATTTTGAAGAAACAGCCACCTCCTGCCGCAATTATTATCTGCCTTATATTGAACAGCATACGTCTTTGAAATTCGGTCGTAAGTGCCGGGTAATGGAGGTCGGTTGCGGCATTGGCGGCATCCTTTCTATTTTTGCGGCAATGGGGGCCACGGTAACGGGAATAGATATTCACAAACCGTCAATCGAAACCGCAAAGACACTTTTCGCCGAAAGGGGGTTGAAAGGAACGTTTATCTGTTCGGATATTTTCGATTACAGCGACACACAACCTTACGACCTGATTATCCTACACGATGCGTTGGAGCATATTCCCGAAAAGGAGCGGTTGATGTTGCATTTAAAATCCTTTCTGAAAGCTGACGGCCTTTTGTATCTGGGATTCCCCGCATGGCAAATGCCGTTCGGGGGACATCAGCAAATGGCGAAGAACCGGATTATCGCCAACTGTCCTTACATCCACCTGCTGCCCCGACCTCTTTTCCGTTTCGTGTTCAGGGCATGCGGCGAAAAGGAAAGCACGGTGAAATGTTTTTTCGAAATCCGGGATACGCGCATCACTATCGAGGGTTTCCATAAATTAGTAACGGCAACGGGACTACGCATAGTGAATCAGCGGCTATATTTCATAAACCCGAATTATCAGGTGAAATTCGGATTGAAACCGCGCATACTATCTCCCGTTATCGGGAAAATACCTTATGTGAGAAATTTTTTCACGACGACCTGCTACTGTCTGCTGGCAATGCAGGAGGGGGCTAATTAACCTCCAGATCGAGCGATATTTTCGCTTCGTTCGGAACAGACGGAACCAACTGCGCTACACGCCATTTCGGGGCTTCGGTGGTGTCGTTCAGCAGAAAGGTTACGGAATATATATATTGAGCATCCGCCTTTACAAAGTTCTTTTTGACGCTTTCGATTCCGTTTGTGGCCTGTCCTGCAACCAAAAGGAGCGTGTTCTTTTCGAAGTCTATATCTTCGGGCAATTTGTCGTTGGGAAATATAAAATCCGCCAGTTCCGCCTGGCTGCGAATCACGATCAGTTGATTAGCGGGCGTTTCAGCCCAGTTCCAAAGAGGATTCAGCGTATAATCGGCGCAGGACAAAGTAGTAGCCTTTCCCTGTGTATTATCATCTGGGGTATCAGTCTTTGTTTGATTCATCTCCACGGACGTACAACCCGTCGCGGTAAACAGAGCCATTGCGATAAGACAAACGATCTTTTTCATAGCTTTGGTTTTTCAGTTTGACGATCAAATAGCGTTCCCGATTTTTATTTCGGCACGGCATCCTTGCGCATATCGTCCGAAATATAAGGTATTCATTTACAAAGATAAGAATTTTGGATAAGAAACAAACTATTTGAACAAAAAACAGGAACCCTGCGGTCCCGGTTTGACATTATTGCAGCTATTTCCAATTTGGAAACAACTGCGTCGGTCAATCTTTGTCTTTTTCGCCCTCGATCTGCTCGGTTTTTTTGGCGGCCAATACCTGTGCGGCGTTGATGGGGGAAACGACCGAGTGGCCTAACTGCTTTTCAAGCTGTGTCCGCGCGGCCTTTGCCACGCTGCCACCGCTTCGGGCGACTTTAACATTCTGCTGGAATCCTTTGGGACGGCGTTGTTTGGAAATCTCCGTAACGGACGCTTCGGCCAGCGTATTCAACGCCAATTCGATATTGGTCATGTTGTCGCGCAGGTTTTCCTTTTTCAACCCTTTGAACTGCTTGTAGGATTTTGTCGTGCGGTCCGCCCACGCTTGGGTGATAATGTCCGTCAGAGTTGCGAATTGCTGGCCCTCTACGCCCCGGCGCTGCCATTCGTCGGTGAGTTCCTTGCGGACCTCCATGCTTTTCAGGCGTTGGTTTATCCAATTCTCGGAATATCCCAGCCGTTTGTAATCGGCCATTGCCTGCTCGATGGACATTTCGGGGTCCTGCATCTGGTCCAAACGGTCGCTGGCGACCTGCGCCATCCATTGTTTGAAAGGTTCGGCCTTCGGCGAGGGGATCGACTGAATCAGGCGGAAAAGCTGTGTCGTGTCCGCCACGTCGGTAAGACGCATCTTTCCGTCGGCAGCCAGCATTTTCAAACCGTGACAATTTGTCACGGTTTCATTTCCCTCCGCTTTAAGTCGCTGTTTGAGTTTACGCCAATAGGCGGCGGCATCTGCACTTTCGGTCAGAATTGCGACAACATCGACAATCGCAAAATACCATTTCTCGGTTTCGTCGTCCCAGACGGTCCGCACCTTGCGTTCCTCGAAAAGTTGTATAGCTTGTTTTTGGGTCATCTGTTTGTAACTTACCGATTAATGCTTTATGACATGAACAATAACATTTTCCG
This Alistipes shahii WAL 8301 DNA region includes the following protein-coding sequences:
- a CDS encoding tetratricopeptide repeat protein, whose protein sequence is MKIFIYVCVFLCLYSCSESKHISEELNRTEEIINDYPDSVLRSLQAIAPGSICKKSTKAHYGLLYSLALDKTGQTIDSDSMLRPAVNYFLRKGTNRQKFLSWYCLGRMEYSANNYQKATESYLKALEYQDLIDDPYLIGVCNFVLGELNLKQNNYQRALFYYQEAYENYQAANKTKHQVSAKTAIAAVYYMENDNDNALRDYREALNLSEQFGYEDFQVYCLRCLIGILSNKGVTNETYNYVGRFLQLSDDLSPNDYCVLGEYYLRINKPDSAEYYLNAAISANIGGPRENDAAAKILLAETYTMNADYRAAYSMQKECLALCDSIHLSYMNNSAAETELRYKNERLEFERYRSSVRQNVIYIIALVSVIAICGIIYIFRRRNKMQKQRIEEYLTLIEELNKTKLQIPDAAKISELLNTRFQVLKELAKTYYEFENSPALTKKVKGILSEKILDKTIMSDLENTLNQQYDNVISNFKSEYPKIKPCFVELLCLLYAGFSPQQISVITNETLKTIYMRKFHLKKKIMASSITTKNAILNIIS
- a CDS encoding tail fiber domain-containing protein, which gives rise to MIKFDLGPADSRVSSNSDKLVLYDTENGGFIDLYARNVYTNSDAASKTNIQSLGSATATLTQLRPVSFEWADKAHYFKTSRRSTGVSNPKEMGFIAQEIEQVLPDIVAVDCEGHRVVNYSALIPLLTKSIQELNGQIETLKAEIEALKSGK
- a CDS encoding S8 family serine peptidase, with protein sequence MSISNQLMGTSDAPQKRADGFNWAWRNGASVISNSWRSSTFSELLEDAIQSAMTNGRNGLGCVVTFSAGNYDSNTVGYPARSLPDIIVVGALSLSGKRKSSTTIDNEGWWGSDYGTQLDIMAPGVLIYTTDRTGSVGYVSGDYMPNFNGTSSACPHVAGVAALILSVNPNLTQKEVATIIEKTARKVGGYSYSTVSGRPNGTWHTEVGYGLIDAYAAVMEAQNASTTVYFNDKTVTTNTVVSGSEISATNVTVKNNAKLTFTNAKSIIITQPFTVELTSSLELSLQ
- a CDS encoding class I SAM-dependent methyltransferase codes for the protein MQTRHQDRSAYFEETATSCRNYYLPYIEQHTSLKFGRKCRVMEVGCGIGGILSIFAAMGATVTGIDIHKPSIETAKTLFAERGLKGTFICSDIFDYSDTQPYDLIILHDALEHIPEKERLMLHLKSFLKADGLLYLGFPAWQMPFGGHQQMAKNRIIANCPYIHLLPRPLFRFVFRACGEKESTVKCFFEIRDTRITIEGFHKLVTATGLRIVNQRLYFINPNYQVKFGLKPRILSPVIGKIPYVRNFFTTTCYCLLAMQEGAN
- a CDS encoding Bro-N domain-containing protein, translating into MTQKQAIQLFEERKVRTVWDDETEKWYFAIVDVVAILTESADAAAYWRKLKQRLKAEGNETVTNCHGLKMLAADGKMRLTDVADTTQLFRLIQSIPSPKAEPFKQWMAQVASDRLDQMQDPEMSIEQAMADYKRLGYSENWINQRLKSMEVRKELTDEWQRRGVEGQQFATLTDIITQAWADRTTKSYKQFKGLKKENLRDNMTNIELALNTLAEASVTEISKQRRPKGFQQNVKVARSGGSVAKAARTQLEKQLGHSVVSPINAAQVLAAKKTEQIEGEKDKD